One Mercurialis annua linkage group LG3, ddMerAnnu1.2, whole genome shotgun sequence DNA window includes the following coding sequences:
- the LOC126672407 gene encoding uncharacterized protein LOC126672407: MPVADMLIDRAAGHTILSFLDAHSGYNQVPISKEDISKTAFRCPGPIGAYEWVVMPFGLKNAGATYQRAMNKMFRGLDCLEVYIDDVVIKSNTSEVHLADLRKGFERIRCNGLKMNPLKCAFGVSAGNFLGCMLAQEDDGVERAVYYLSRGLTDTEIRYTDIEKMCLCLYFTCCKLRYYMLLVVVYVLSQTDIIKYILSKPYLRNRIGKWAIAMSEFTLVYVPQRAVKGQVLADFLADHPGITLREETVTFFDIAIWEMWFDGSRTSQGAGAGVHIITPLGASYQLSFRLQFECTNNQAEYEALIFGFEILAELGAKAISVKGDSLLVIKQVTGEFKCESELLVRYCNKAKHLIEDFQDTRIEYTERADNSVANDLAQHGSGYKVNLQFDVVERETPNLHTGGITVDEKQFSVYQLDVTKDWRVELLKWFEKPDPTNRRLRTLALNYVVLAGELYKKGFEGLLFRCIGPKEAMLEMAEVHEGIAGAHHAGPRMRWLIHKYGFYWPKMEQDCIRYAKGCEAFDLIGKIYPGSSDGHTFVIVATCYFTKWVEAKPLKSPMQEAVIKFFKEYIVHRHGLPVYNHRSRDDVHRRRYSLMIEENPRQWHVLLSEAVWANKTSQKSATRTSPFRLVYGYDAMLPMELTITSTRRRYQNELSKDDYFDKMVIDALDLDEDRLTALDHLEAQKRRVERAYNKRVKRKTFTVGDIVWKVVLPIGHKDNRLGKWSPNWEGPFIVVNKLTGGAYLLANVDGEEHDRAINGQFLKKYVPSCWENVDRRLFGANEE; encoded by the exons ATGCCGGTGGCCGATATGCTAATAGACAGGGCAGCAGGGcacacgatactcagtttcctcgaCGCACACTCTGGGTACAACCAAGTACCAATCAGCAAAGAGGACATCTCTAAAACAGCCTTCCGATGCCCCGGGCCGATTGGAGCGTACGAATGGGTCGTgatgcctttcggcttgaaaaaCGCGGGGGCAACATATCAGAGAGCGATGAACAAAATGTTCAGAGGCCTCGACTGCCTTGAAGTTTACATCGACGACGTAGTGATCAAATCGAATACCAGTGAAGTCCATCTGGCCGACCTTCGGAAAGGTTTCGAACGTATACGATGTAATGGGTTGAAGATGAATCCTCTGAAATGCGCGTTCGGTgtttcggctggaaacttcttgg GttgtatgctcgcccaagaggacgatGGGGTCGAAAGAGCAGTCTACTATTTGAGCCGAGGACTGACGGACACAGAAattcgctataccgacatagaaaaaatgtgtctatgccTATACTTCACATGTTGCAAGCTGCGATATTATATGTTGCTGGTCGTAGTGTACGTATTAtcccagaccgatatcattaagtatatctTATCAAAACCATACTTAAGAAATCGGATTGGGAAATGGGCGATTGCTATGTCCGAATTTACATTGGTGTATGTTCCCCAAAGAGCAGTGAAAGGACAAGTGTTGGCAGATTTCTTGGCCGATCACCCTGGCATTACCCTCAGGGAAGAAACAGTCACGTTTTTTGACATCGCCATATGGGAGATGTGGTTCGACGGATCCAGAACAAGCCAGGGAGCAGGCGCCGGAGTACACATCATCACCCCCTTGGGGGCATCCTACCAGTTGTCATTCAGACTCCAGTTCGAATGTACCAACAAtcaagcagaatatgaggccctaATATTCGGTTTCGAGATTTTAGCCGAGCTGGGGGCAAAGGCGATCAGCGTAAAAGGGGATTCTTTACTAGTCATTAAACAAGTGACAGGAGAATTCAAATGCGAGTCCGAGCTACTGGTGAGatattgcaacaaggcgaaacaCCTGATTGAAGACTTTCAAGATACGAGGATAGAATACACAGAGAGGGCCGATAACAGTGTCGCAAACGACCTAGCTCAGCACGGTAGTGGGTACAAGGTAAACCTCCAGTTCGATGTTGTAGAGAGGGAGACGCCGAATCTCCATACTGGGGGCATCACTGTCGACGAGAAACAATTCTCGGTCTACCAGCTGGATGTTACCAAAGATTGGAGGGTCGAGCTCCTGAAGTGGTTCGAAAAGCCAGACCCCACGAATAGAAGGTTGAGAACTTTAGCCCTAAATTACGTGGTGTTAGCCGGTGAATTATATAAGAAGGGCTTTGAAGGGCTACTCTTCAGGTGTATCGGCCCAAAAGAAGCGATGCTTGAAATGGCCGAAGTACATGAAGGGATAGCAGGCGCTCACCACGCGGGCCCTAGAATGAGGTGGCTGATTCATaaatacggcttttattggccgaaaatggaacagGATTGCATAAGATATGCCAAAGGTTGCGAAGCCT TCGACCTAATAGGGAAGATATACCCTGGCTCGTCAGACGGTCATACTTTTGTAATTGTCGCCACTTGCTATTTTACCAAATGGGTCGAAGCTAAGCCCTTGAAGTCGCCGATGCAAGAAGCTGTGATCAAGTTCTTCAAAGAGTACATTGTCCACCGACACGGGTTGCCCGTCTATAACCACagatcaagggacgatgttcacaGGAGGCGATATAGTTTG ATGATTGAAGAGAACCCGAGACAATGGCATGTGCTTTTATCAGAAGCAGTTTGGGCGAATAAAACCAGTCAGAAGTCGGCCACCAGAACTTCGCCTTTCAGATTGGTGTATGGTTATGATGCGATGTTGCCAATGGAACTGACTATCACGTCTACTCGCCGCAGATACCAGAACGAATTATCAAAGGACGACTACTTCGATAAAATGGTGATAGACGCGTTAGACCTTGACGAAGACCGATTGACAGCGTTAGATCACCTTGAAGCTCAGAAAAGAAGAGTCGAAAGGGCTTACAACAAACGGGTAAAACGAAAGACATTTACGGTGGGCGATATAGTATGGAAGGTAGTCTTGCCTATCGGCCATAAAGATAATCGGCTCGGCAAATGGAGCccgaattgggaaggcccctttatTGTGGTCAACAAGTTAACAGGTGGTGCTTACTTGTTGGCGAACGTTGATGGAGAAGAGCACGACAGGGCGATCAACGGTCAGTTCCTAAAAAAATACGTCCCTAGTTGTTGGGAGAATGTTGACCGACGGCTGTTTGGAGCCAACGAGGAATAG